The Dromaius novaehollandiae isolate bDroNov1 chromosome 5, bDroNov1.hap1, whole genome shotgun sequence genome window below encodes:
- the COQ6 gene encoding ubiquinone biosynthesis monooxygenase COQ6, mitochondrial has product MAAACGWGLLSPLRGRLRLRPGGAGPRAPARANASASAAPLYDVVVSGGGMVGSAMAAALGHDIHFHDKKIALLEAGPRKEYDRLPDSYSNRVSSISPGSATLLSSFGAWDHVCSLRFKSFRRMQVWDACSEAMIIFEKDDLDDMGYIVENDVVMSALTKQLDAVADRVEVFYRSRAVGYTWPLPYHSCDTSPWVQIELADGRRLQTKLLIGADGHNSVVRKEAEIQNIEHRYDQSAVVATLHLSEATDNNVAWQRFLPTGPIALLPLSDTASSLVWSTSHEHASELLTMDEESFVDSINSAFWSNINHTDFIDTAGAVFRSAISLLRPSGTAVRQLPPSVAKVDPKSRAMFPLGMGHATEYVQHRVALIGDAAHRVHPLAGQGVNLGFGDVACLAHHLSAAAFNGKDLGSLKHLLKFETERQRHNVSLIAAIDALKRLYSTRLAPLVLLRTWGLQATNALPPLKEQIVAFASK; this is encoded by the exons ATGGCGGCCGCGTGCGGGTGGGGGCTGCTGTCCCCGCTGCGGGGGCGGCTGCGGCTCCGCCCGGGGGGTGCCGGCCCGCGGGCCCCGGCCCGAGCCAACGCCAGTGCCAGTGCCGCGCCGCTCTACGACGTGGTGGTGTCGGGCGGGGGCATGGTCGGGAGCGCCATGGCCGCGGCGCTGG GGCATGATATTCACTTCCATGATAAGAAAATTGCTTTACTGGAGGCTGGTCCTAGGAAAGAGTATGATCGCTTGCCAGATAGTTACAGTAACAGGGTCAGTTCCATCTCGCCAGGTTCCGCAACCCTCCTAAGCA GTTTTGGTGCCTGGGATCATGTCTGCAGTCTGAGATTCAAATCATTTCGACGAATGCAG GTGTGGGATGCTTGTTCGGAAGCCATGATCATTTTTGAGAAAGACGACTTAGATGACATGGGTTACATAGTGGAGAATGATGTTGTTATGTCTGCACTCACGAAACAGTTAGATGCAGTAGCAG ACCGGGTGGAGGTTTTCTACAGGAGCAGAGCAGTCGGGTATACCTGGCCCCTTCCCTATCACAGCTGTGACACAAGCCCTTGGGTCCAAATTGAATTAGCTGATGGACGCAGACTTCAGACCAAACTGCTG aTTGGTGCGGATGGTCATAACTCTGTGGTCCGTAAGGAAGCTGAAATTCAGAACATTGAGCATCGATATGACCAGTCAGCTGTGGTGGCTACTCTTCATTTGTCTGAG GCCACAGACAATAACGTAGCATGGCAGAGATTCCTTCCCACAGGGCCAATTGCACTTCTCCCG CTCTCTGACACTGCCAGCTCTCTGGTTTGGTCTACATCACATGAACATGCATCAGAACTTCTCACCATGGATGAGGAAAGTTTTGTTGATAGCATCAACTCTGCCTTT TGGAGCAACATAAACCACACTGATTTCATTGACACTGCTGGGGCTGTGTTTCGATCTGCTATTTCACTCCTGAGGCCTTCGGGGACTGCAGTCCGTCAGCTGCCCCCAAGCGTTGCCAAAGTAGATCCCAAGAGCCGAGCTATGTTTCCTCTTGGAATGGGGCATGCAACAGAGTATGTCCAGCACCGCGTGGCCCTTATTGG GGATGCAGCACACAGAGTCCACCCACTTGCAGGACAAGGTGTAAACCTGGGCTTTGGTGATGTTGCATGTTTAGCACACCACCTCAGTGCAGCAGCCTTCAACGGGAAAGATCTGG GATCCTTAAAACATCTCTTAAAATTTGAGACAGAACGTCAGAGGCATAATGTTTCTTTGATAGCTGCTATTGATGCGTTAAAGAGGCTTTACTCCACAAGGCTGGCTCCCTTGGTGTTGCTGAGGACATGGGGATTGCAAGCAACAAATGCCCTGCCTCCTCTCAAA GAGCAAATCGTGGCTTTTGCCAGTAAGTGA
- the FAM161B gene encoding protein FAM161B isoform X1: MTTATLRGGRAPRRHPFLGDNERAPGTALSWRRVGCSGRDDKKEGRGLRPGPAPGAEVSSAAPRRARGGGQYREAAPPGTPRRQGGAAAAGFSREGLENTSAGYRGGNAGRAGALAASCATEGPASGPICLVPVAGRSSAPRCTERPAAADSAERALIIQVLPPKASSDPEADETGNERHPPPGADDLLPLLRSGKEQGAPSASAEVTVRHCNLKMKNRQYVLELGLQSQAKLANNHKLSREDEDLEDFFQESLILHDKLYDALSHTSGNKRESSSLTDLTLDSTWHQQKPHLFPKSYLRPKSASSPWIPSITIPQPFKMTVREAHKKSQLMKSYVFLELDKQRDRRQSQDEAECQKQFRAQPVPAHVFLPLYQEIMEQNEIRRQIATQKRKQLLLSSQRPFSFLEKEEKKKEAIRQKFLAAATLNESSKQKKVGRKVPKSTYDTLLGDKLKEAELYREIRIQMRAKDLLESSVAPIDTSNCQREPRSRTATKTEQERLGFLQDKSFSFKPRINPTVPDFEGLYWAFQREAIRRQEIKEATHNKPFKLRTSNLRCKQKQDNKKIKDSQQLSKVSMQKSHSLTRLSSLSSNTLPVHITDATRKRESAIRYSQDNIKERDKEGNNWLEKHNKKCQAIHKSVNSRAKALDPHKSLEETHKEKAKQNWQSIKERTKEYRKELEEMQLRVKNRPYLFEQVTKHDARQEAERRYRHTLQQVGLSEEFVRKKGKDATDFLEKHSQSTEASG, encoded by the exons ATGACAACGGCAACGCTCCGCGGGGGGCGGGCACCACGGCGACACCCCTTCCTGGGAGACAATGAGCGAGCGCCGGGGACCGCTCTGTCCTGGAGACGGGTTGGCTGCTCGGGCCGTGACGACAAGAAAgaggggcggggcctgcggccgggccccgcgcccggTGCTGAGGTgagcagcgcggcgccgcggcgcgcccgcggcgggggccaGTACCGTGAGGCAGCGCCGCCCGGGACCCCCCGCCGGCAagggggagccgccgctgccggctTTTCCCGAGAAGGGCTGGAAAACACGAGCGCAGGTTACCGAGGGGGAAACGCGGGACGTGCGGGAGCGCTGGCAGCGAGCTGCGCTACCGAGGGCCCGGCGAGCGGCCCGATCTGCCTGGTTCCGGTGGCGGGGCGCAGCTCTGCTCCGCGTTGTACTGAACGTCCAGCAGCGGCTGACAGCGCGGAGCGAG CTCTGATCATCCAGGTGCTTCCGCCTAAAGCTTCCTCGGACCCAGAGGCAGATGAAACGGGGAATGAAAGACACCCTCCGCCCGGAGCTGACGACCTTCTGCCTCTTCTGAGATCAGGCAAGGAGCAgggagctccctcagcctccGCTGAGGTTACTGTGAGGCACTGTAATCTCAAGATGAAAAACAGGCAGTATGTGTTAGAACTGGGTTTACAGTCCCAGGCAAAGCTAGCAAACAACCATAAACTATCCCGAGAGGATGAGGACCTTGAAGATTTCTTCCAAGAATCATTAATTCTGCATGACAAGTTGTACGATGCTCTCAG TCATACATCTGGTAACAAAAGAGAATCCAGTTCTTTGACTGACCTCACATTGGACAGCACCTGGCATCAGCAAAAGCCTCACTTGTTTCCAAAATCCTACTTGAGGCCAAAGAGCGCTTCTTCTCCCTGGATCCCTTCCATCACCATCCCTCAGCCTTTCAAAATGACAGTGCGGGAAGCTCACAAAAAGTCCCAGCTGATGAAGTCATATGTGTTTCTTGAACTAGACAAACAGAGAGACAGAAGGCAAAGCCAGGATGAAGCAGAATGTCAGAAACAATTCCGGGCACAGCCTGTACCTGCCCATGTGTTTCTGCCTCTTTATCAGGAAATAATGGAACAGAATGAGATTCGCAGACAAATagcaacacagaaaagaaagcagctgctACTTTCAAGTCAGCGACCCTTCAGTTTTctagagaaggaggagaagaagaaagaagctaTTAGACAGAAGTTCCTGGCAGCAGCAACCCTAAATGAGAGCTCCAAACAGAAGAAAGTCGGTAGAAAAGTCCCTAAGTCTACGTATGACACACTTCTTGGAGATAAACTCAAAG AAGCTGAACTCTACAGAGAAATCCGCATTCAGATGAGAGCCAAGGACTTGCTGGAAAGCTCTGTAGCTCCTATTGATACTAGCAACTGTCAGAGGGAGCCTCGGTCCCGAACTGCCACTAAAACTGAGCAAGAACGGCTTGGCTTCTTGCAGGACAAAAGCTTCAGCTTCAAACCAAGGATTAATCCAACAGTACCAGATTTTGAAGGACTTTACTGGGCATTTCAGAGGGAAGCGATAAGGAGACAAGAAATCAAAGAGGCAACTCATAATAAGCCATTTAAACTAAGAACTTCCAATCTCCGCTGCAAGCAGAAGCAGGATAATAAAAAGATAAAG GATTCCCAGCAACTTTCCAAGGTTTCCATGCAAAAAAGTCATTCTCTGACCagactttcctctctttcttccaaTACCCTTCCGGTGCATATTACAGATgcaacaagaaaaagagaatctGCTATTAG ATATTCCCAAGACAACATAAAGGAAAGGGACAAAGAAGGAAATAATTGGCTGGAGAAACACAATAAGAAGTGTCAAGCTATCCATAAATCAGTGAATAGCCGAGCAAAAGCCCTGGATCCACATAAGAGTTTGGAGGAAACACACAAAGAGAAGGCAAAACAGAACTG GCAAAGTATcaaagaaagaacaaaggaaTACAGAAAGGAGCTGGAAGAAATGCAGCTGCGAGTCAAGAACAGACCATACCTCTTTGAACAGGTCACCAAG CATGATGCTCGTCAAGAAGCAGAGCGTCGCTACAGACATACCCTCCAGCAGGTTGGGCTGAGTGAAGAATTtgtaaggaaaaaaggaaaagatgccACTGACTTTCTGGAAAAACATTCACAG AGCACCGAAGCCTCAGGGTGA
- the FAM161B gene encoding protein FAM161B isoform X2, with translation MKNRQYVLELGLQSQAKLANNHKLSREDEDLEDFFQESLILHDKLYDALSHTSGNKRESSSLTDLTLDSTWHQQKPHLFPKSYLRPKSASSPWIPSITIPQPFKMTVREAHKKSQLMKSYVFLELDKQRDRRQSQDEAECQKQFRAQPVPAHVFLPLYQEIMEQNEIRRQIATQKRKQLLLSSQRPFSFLEKEEKKKEAIRQKFLAAATLNESSKQKKVGRKVPKSTYDTLLGDKLKEAELYREIRIQMRAKDLLESSVAPIDTSNCQREPRSRTATKTEQERLGFLQDKSFSFKPRINPTVPDFEGLYWAFQREAIRRQEIKEATHNKPFKLRTSNLRCKQKQDNKKIKDSQQLSKVSMQKSHSLTRLSSLSSNTLPVHITDATRKRESAIRYSQDNIKERDKEGNNWLEKHNKKCQAIHKSVNSRAKALDPHKSLEETHKEKAKQNWQSIKERTKEYRKELEEMQLRVKNRPYLFEQVTKHDARQEAERRYRHTLQQVGLSEEFVRKKGKDATDFLEKHSQSTEASG, from the exons ATGAAAAACAGGCAGTATGTGTTAGAACTGGGTTTACAGTCCCAGGCAAAGCTAGCAAACAACCATAAACTATCCCGAGAGGATGAGGACCTTGAAGATTTCTTCCAAGAATCATTAATTCTGCATGACAAGTTGTACGATGCTCTCAG TCATACATCTGGTAACAAAAGAGAATCCAGTTCTTTGACTGACCTCACATTGGACAGCACCTGGCATCAGCAAAAGCCTCACTTGTTTCCAAAATCCTACTTGAGGCCAAAGAGCGCTTCTTCTCCCTGGATCCCTTCCATCACCATCCCTCAGCCTTTCAAAATGACAGTGCGGGAAGCTCACAAAAAGTCCCAGCTGATGAAGTCATATGTGTTTCTTGAACTAGACAAACAGAGAGACAGAAGGCAAAGCCAGGATGAAGCAGAATGTCAGAAACAATTCCGGGCACAGCCTGTACCTGCCCATGTGTTTCTGCCTCTTTATCAGGAAATAATGGAACAGAATGAGATTCGCAGACAAATagcaacacagaaaagaaagcagctgctACTTTCAAGTCAGCGACCCTTCAGTTTTctagagaaggaggagaagaagaaagaagctaTTAGACAGAAGTTCCTGGCAGCAGCAACCCTAAATGAGAGCTCCAAACAGAAGAAAGTCGGTAGAAAAGTCCCTAAGTCTACGTATGACACACTTCTTGGAGATAAACTCAAAG AAGCTGAACTCTACAGAGAAATCCGCATTCAGATGAGAGCCAAGGACTTGCTGGAAAGCTCTGTAGCTCCTATTGATACTAGCAACTGTCAGAGGGAGCCTCGGTCCCGAACTGCCACTAAAACTGAGCAAGAACGGCTTGGCTTCTTGCAGGACAAAAGCTTCAGCTTCAAACCAAGGATTAATCCAACAGTACCAGATTTTGAAGGACTTTACTGGGCATTTCAGAGGGAAGCGATAAGGAGACAAGAAATCAAAGAGGCAACTCATAATAAGCCATTTAAACTAAGAACTTCCAATCTCCGCTGCAAGCAGAAGCAGGATAATAAAAAGATAAAG GATTCCCAGCAACTTTCCAAGGTTTCCATGCAAAAAAGTCATTCTCTGACCagactttcctctctttcttccaaTACCCTTCCGGTGCATATTACAGATgcaacaagaaaaagagaatctGCTATTAG ATATTCCCAAGACAACATAAAGGAAAGGGACAAAGAAGGAAATAATTGGCTGGAGAAACACAATAAGAAGTGTCAAGCTATCCATAAATCAGTGAATAGCCGAGCAAAAGCCCTGGATCCACATAAGAGTTTGGAGGAAACACACAAAGAGAAGGCAAAACAGAACTG GCAAAGTATcaaagaaagaacaaaggaaTACAGAAAGGAGCTGGAAGAAATGCAGCTGCGAGTCAAGAACAGACCATACCTCTTTGAACAGGTCACCAAG CATGATGCTCGTCAAGAAGCAGAGCGTCGCTACAGACATACCCTCCAGCAGGTTGGGCTGAGTGAAGAATTtgtaaggaaaaaaggaaaagatgccACTGACTTTCTGGAAAAACATTCACAG AGCACCGAAGCCTCAGGGTGA